Proteins encoded together in one Eublepharis macularius isolate TG4126 chromosome 2, MPM_Emac_v1.0, whole genome shotgun sequence window:
- the LOC129323641 gene encoding alpha-1-antiproteinase F-like, whose product MSNIYLCVLLAGLCVLANCHHVPGHQGGHDGHEHPQEDQPPTESHQENGLLSYWKIAPSALDFTLKFYYQVHPDTDGKNILFSPVGIINAFFLVALGAKGNTVDQILSGLCYNQSVNSLQEIDDGVYHLLQWLYRPEAKLKLRPGSALFTADKFQLQQEILNKAQDLLHADVIPADFKNTEEAVTQINSYIESKTHGKLVDVVKGLDPEMATVLVNCVFVTGYWEKRFNHELTRKMDFFINNETTVQVDMMYRDGYYLTYHDDELDCDVVNVPYKGNATALLILPQKGKLHEVEHGLSGEVFLKWKVSQKLQRIQLSLPRLTLYTSHDIKEALIRLGVTEVFTDQADLSAFTGHPNLKVSKAFHKAYLNIHENGTEDAAATVIETVPTTLAPAVIFDKPFLLVLYEQIARVPIFFGRIMNPNEH is encoded by the exons ATGTCGAATATCTACCTGTGTGTGCTACTTGCTGGTCTCTGTGTGCTTGCCAACTGCCATCATGTCCCTGGACACCAGGGTGGCCACGATGGGCATGAACATCCACAGGAGGACCAACCACCAACTGAAAGTCACCAAGAGAATGGCCTTTTGTCCTATTGGAAGATAGCCCCAAGTGCTCTTGATTTTACCCTTAAATTCTACTACCAGGTGCATCCCGACACTGAtggaaaaaacattttattttctccAGTGGGCATTATCAATGCCTTTTTTCTGGTAGCCCTGGGAGCTAAAGGAAACACGGTCGATCAGATTCTTTCAGGACTTTGCTATAACCAGTCTGTGAACAGCTTGCAGGAAATAGATGACGGAGTCTACCACCTCCTACAATGGCTGTACCGTCCAGAGGCTAAACTTAAGCTGAGGCCTGGGAGTGCCCTTTTCACAGCTGACAAATTTCAACTGCAACAGGAGATCCTGAATAAGGCTCAAGATTTGCTCCATGCAGATGTCATTCCTGCAGATTTCAAGAACACTGAAGAAGCTGTGACCCAGATCAACAGCTACATAGAAAGTAAAACCCACGGGAAACTGGTGGATGTTGTCAAGGGTCTAGACCCAGAAATGGCAACGGTTCTTGTAAACTGTGTTTTCGTGACAG GTTATTGGGAAAAGCGTTTCAATCATGAGTTAACTCGGAAGATGGACTTCTTCATCAATAATGAAACAACAGTGCAAGTGGATATGATGTACAGAGATGGATATTATCTTACCTATCATGACGATGAGCTGGACTGTGACGTGGTGAACGTCCCTTACAAAGGCAACGCGACAGCGCTCCTCATTCTGCCTCAGAAAGGAAAACTGCACGAGGTGGAACATGGTCTGAGTGGAGAAGTTTTCTTAAAATGGAAGGTTTCCCAAAAACTACA GAGAATACAGCTGTCACTTCCAAGGCTTACACTCTATACCAGCCACGATATAAAAGAGGCATTAATAAGATTAGGTGTTACTGAGGTATTCACAGACCAAGCAGATTTGTCTGCCTTCACTGGGCATCCCAATTTGAAGGTTTCAAAG GCTTTCCACAAAGCTTATTTGAATATTCATGAGAATGGCACTGAAGATGCTGCTGCCACCGTCATCGAAACTGTCCCTACTACTCTCGCCCCTGCGGTTATATTTGATAAACCCTTCCTGCTAGTTCTTTATGAGCAAATTGCCCGTGTCCCCATATTCTTTGGGAGAATTATGAATCCTAATGAGCATTAA